From Lawsonia intracellularis PHE/MN1-00, the proteins below share one genomic window:
- a CDS encoding type III secretion system chaperone: MLQNIILMLNTIAHDQGLNTVIAPGEYSGALTIGGFNINIGLLESRKIILFQAPIGIIPEKNQLKLFKKLLTANNLFIETSGATLGLDYNNGLITLQVAWPFENLTYSSLTDLIGNVILLTGEWIEKINKFNHEDNDCTSSKEFDVQKMLAV; encoded by the coding sequence ATGTTACAAAATATTATTCTTATGCTTAATACTATTGCCCATGATCAAGGACTTAATACAGTTATAGCACCAGGAGAATACTCAGGTGCCCTTACTATAGGCGGCTTTAATATCAACATTGGTCTTCTGGAGTCCAGAAAAATTATTCTTTTTCAAGCACCTATAGGTATAATCCCTGAAAAAAATCAACTTAAGCTTTTTAAAAAGCTTCTCACAGCTAATAATCTTTTTATAGAGACATCAGGTGCAACATTAGGATTAGATTACAATAATGGACTAATAACATTACAAGTTGCATGGCCATTTGAGAATCTTACTTATTCCTCTCTAACAGACCTTATTGGAAATGTTATTCTACTGACAGGAGAGTGGATTGAAAAGATTAATAAATTCAATCATGAAGACAATGATTGCACCTCATCTAAAGAATTCGACGTACAAAAGATGTTAGCAGTATAA